A single genomic interval of Chloroflexota bacterium harbors:
- a CDS encoding L-rhamnose mutarotase, whose translation MQRIGFIIKLKPGADPAEYRRRHDEIWPEMVAALSGAGIRNYSIFRDGSRLFAYLEVEDLAAMQRTLASDPVNARWQAYMRDMIEIDTDPETGFAILLPEMFHMD comes from the coding sequence ATGCAGCGGATCGGCTTCATCATCAAACTCAAGCCCGGCGCGGACCCCGCCGAGTACAGGCGCAGGCATGACGAGATCTGGCCCGAGATGGTCGCAGCCCTCAGCGGGGCCGGCATTCGCAACTACAGCATCTTTCGGGACGGCTCGCGCCTGTTCGCCTACCTTGAGGTCGAGGATCTCGCCGCCATGCAGCGCACGCTGGCCTCGGACCCGGTGAACGCCCGCTGGCAGGCCTACATGAGGGACATGATCGAGATCGACACCGATCCCGAGACCGGCTTCGCGATCCTGCTGCCCGAGATGTTCCACATGGACTGA
- a CDS encoding Uma2 family endonuclease: MIVSVPRRLFTVDEYYRMAAAGVFQPGERVELLDGEIVPMNPIGSPHAWCVTRPTEIFAPLVGRVRLRVQHPIRLHDRCEPEPDLALVRRSAPQDRHPSAADTLLIVEAADNSLRKDRGRKRAIYARARIPESWIVDLSGERVEIYRQPTARGYRLTSLARRGEIVSPLCTPDLDMDVSAILGDAAPAGPTAD, encoded by the coding sequence GTGATCGTGTCGGTTCCGCGTCGGCTGTTCACGGTGGACGAGTACTACCGTATGGCAGCGGCCGGCGTCTTCCAGCCCGGAGAGCGCGTCGAGTTGCTCGACGGCGAGATCGTCCCGATGAACCCGATCGGCTCGCCGCACGCCTGGTGCGTCACCCGACCTACCGAGATCTTTGCGCCGCTGGTTGGCCGGGTGCGGCTGAGGGTGCAGCACCCGATCAGGCTGCATGATCGGTGTGAACCCGAGCCAGATCTGGCGCTGGTGCGCCGGAGTGCGCCGCAGGATCGGCATCCGAGCGCCGCGGACACGCTCCTGATCGTGGAGGCGGCCGACAACTCCCTGCGAAAAGATCGCGGGCGCAAGCGTGCCATCTATGCGCGCGCTCGCATCCCCGAGTCCTGGATCGTCGATCTGAGCGGAGAACGCGTCGAGATCTACCGGCAGCCCACCGCGCGAGGCTACCGCTTGACCAGCCTCGCGCGGCGTGGGGAGATCGTCAGCCCGCTCTGCACGCCCGACCTGGACATGGACGTCTCGGCTATCCTGGGCGACGCAGCCCCGGCCGGTCCGACGGCGGACTGA
- a CDS encoding YifB family Mg chelatase-like AAA ATPase, giving the protein MLAKVWTCAIVGLEGELVQVEVDIARQGLANFTIVGLGDTAVQEARERVRAAVRNSGLTFPPRRITVNLAPAELRKSGPSYDLPIAIGVLLASEQVTVDASSVVFLGELSLDGTLRHLQGVLPMVGLARERGIRTAFVPAVDADEAALVDGIEVIPVSTLGQLVAHLRGEATLTAVQGGAPDDKPDDSEPRVDLAHIKGQEHARRALEVAAAGGHNILLGGPPGTGKTLLARSLPSILPRMTFEEALEVTRIYSVAGRLHEHGSLVRRRPFRAPHHTISPAGLVGGGAGWAKPGELSLAHRGVLFLDEMPELSQTVLEVMRQPLEDGVVSIGRSRGTVVFPARFMLVGAMNPCPCGYAGDMTRTCTCQHQAVERYQKRLSGPLLDRIDLHVDVPRVEYEKLAADTTAESSATVRARVEAARARQWQRFAGLRVAANAEMGIRELKLHCGLDAAGEALLKAAVQRLGLSARAYHRVLKVARTVADLADQERIGPAHLAEAIQYQRRSER; this is encoded by the coding sequence GTGCTTGCCAAAGTCTGGACCTGTGCCATCGTCGGGCTAGAAGGGGAGCTTGTGCAGGTGGAGGTAGACATCGCCAGACAGGGCCTGGCGAACTTCACCATCGTCGGATTGGGCGACACCGCCGTGCAGGAGGCCCGCGAGCGCGTCCGCGCGGCCGTCCGCAACAGCGGTCTGACGTTCCCGCCGCGCCGCATCACCGTCAACCTCGCGCCGGCCGAGCTGCGGAAATCCGGGCCGTCCTACGACCTGCCGATAGCCATCGGCGTGCTGCTCGCGTCGGAGCAGGTCACCGTAGACGCATCGTCGGTGGTGTTCCTGGGCGAGCTGTCGCTGGACGGCACACTGCGCCACCTCCAGGGTGTCCTGCCGATGGTCGGGCTGGCGCGCGAACGAGGGATCCGCACGGCGTTCGTGCCGGCCGTGGATGCCGACGAGGCCGCCCTGGTGGACGGCATCGAGGTGATCCCCGTCTCGACGCTGGGCCAGCTGGTCGCGCATCTGCGCGGCGAGGCCACCCTGACAGCCGTGCAGGGCGGCGCTCCCGACGACAAGCCTGATGATTCAGAGCCGCGGGTCGATCTGGCGCACATCAAGGGGCAGGAGCATGCTCGCCGTGCGCTGGAGGTCGCGGCGGCCGGCGGACACAACATCCTGCTGGGAGGGCCGCCCGGAACCGGCAAGACGCTGCTGGCGCGCTCGCTCCCGTCGATTCTCCCGCGTATGACCTTCGAGGAAGCGCTGGAGGTCACCCGCATCTACTCCGTAGCCGGCCGCCTTCACGAGCACGGCTCACTGGTCAGACGACGACCGTTCCGCGCCCCGCACCACACGATCAGCCCGGCCGGGCTGGTTGGTGGCGGCGCAGGCTGGGCCAAGCCCGGCGAGCTTTCGTTGGCCCATCGGGGCGTCCTTTTCCTGGACGAGATGCCGGAGCTGTCCCAGACCGTCCTCGAAGTGATGCGCCAGCCGCTCGAAGACGGCGTGGTCTCCATCGGCCGTTCGCGCGGGACCGTTGTGTTCCCAGCCCGGTTCATGCTCGTCGGCGCGATGAATCCGTGTCCTTGCGGCTACGCTGGGGACATGACGCGCACCTGCACCTGTCAGCACCAGGCGGTCGAGCGGTACCAGAAGCGATTGTCCGGCCCGCTGCTGGACCGCATCGATCTGCACGTCGACGTGCCGCGCGTGGAGTACGAGAAGCTGGCCGCCGACACCACCGCCGAGTCGTCGGCAACCGTCAGGGCACGCGTCGAAGCGGCACGGGCGCGCCAGTGGCAGCGCTTCGCCGGCCTCCGCGTGGCCGCCAACGCCGAGATGGGCATCCGCGAGCTCAAGCTGCACTGCGGGCTTGACGCGGCTGGCGAGGCGCTGCTCAAAGCCGCCGTCCAGCGCCTGGGCCTCTCGGCGCGGGCGTATCACCGCGTCCTGAAGGTCGCCCGGACCGTGGCCGACCTTGCCGATCAGGAGCGCATCGGCCCGGCGCACCTTGCCGAAGCGATCCAGTACCAGCGGCGTTCCGAGCGCTGA
- a CDS encoding peptide ABC transporter substrate-binding protein has translation MQPAARAATQQAAPAGGKRAGIITATQLSLPPSLLWGVPNGWSNLSKVDALVGDWLVMPDADGALVPRLAREVPTLANGGARFDGEGPGRRLRVTYRLRDGLVWQDGAPLTSADIAFAFELQRNPDFPLIDRSLVGKVDEVRTPDSLTAEFVFKAGAFDPDYARVGEPYPKHLWSGAAPAQLLKSEHAQKPVHAGPYRLKEARPNEYLLFEANPRYWAGPPQTPTLVMKVAADSNAMFAQARAGQQQVTMFGYTGADLLPELEKFAADGRHKVIVRPSTSTLIVGLNLDRPVLRDVRVRRALLMALDRQGMNQAILHGRVGVLNSWMTAASPGYAADLTAPSGGVAAARALLAEAGWSPGADGVLQKDGQRFEIAFWGRTEDRQRELYMQAIARDWKAIGVEAAITLRPTDLVFGKKGAGVVSRREFDAVVWQVSPMDAAGGYTLWHSSQIPSEANGMTGENYFGWRNAQADDLLAKARSTTSEDERIAAYREHQRLFMEDLPALPLFSHDLIHLVRSDVLNYRPTNSVRVADTWNAAEWTASS, from the coding sequence ATGCAACCGGCGGCTCGGGCCGCCACGCAGCAGGCCGCGCCGGCGGGCGGCAAGCGCGCTGGCATCATCACCGCCACCCAGCTTTCGCTGCCGCCGAGCCTGCTGTGGGGCGTCCCGAACGGCTGGAGCAATCTCAGCAAGGTTGACGCGCTTGTCGGCGACTGGCTGGTCATGCCCGATGCCGATGGCGCGCTCGTGCCACGTCTCGCACGTGAGGTGCCGACCCTGGCCAACGGCGGCGCGCGCTTCGACGGTGAGGGGCCTGGCCGGCGGCTCCGGGTGACCTATCGGCTGCGCGATGGACTGGTCTGGCAGGACGGCGCCCCATTGACCTCGGCCGATATCGCGTTCGCCTTCGAGCTGCAGCGCAACCCCGACTTCCCGCTGATCGACCGCTCGCTGGTCGGCAAGGTCGACGAGGTTCGGACGCCAGATTCGCTGACTGCTGAGTTTGTGTTCAAGGCGGGGGCGTTCGATCCCGACTACGCGCGCGTCGGGGAGCCGTACCCGAAGCATCTGTGGAGTGGCGCCGCGCCGGCGCAGCTCCTCAAGAGCGAGCACGCTCAGAAGCCGGTCCACGCTGGCCCGTATCGGTTGAAGGAGGCGCGCCCGAACGAGTACCTGCTCTTCGAGGCGAACCCGCGTTACTGGGCCGGTCCGCCGCAAACGCCGACCCTGGTGATGAAGGTCGCGGCGGACAGCAACGCCATGTTCGCGCAGGCGCGCGCAGGGCAGCAGCAGGTCACGATGTTCGGCTACACCGGCGCAGATCTGCTGCCGGAGCTGGAGAAGTTCGCGGCGGACGGCCGGCACAAGGTCATCGTGCGGCCGAGCACCAGCACGCTGATCGTCGGGCTGAACCTCGACCGCCCGGTGCTTCGCGATGTGCGGGTGCGTCGCGCGCTGTTGATGGCGCTCGACCGCCAGGGCATGAATCAGGCGATCCTGCACGGGCGCGTCGGCGTCCTCAACAGCTGGATGACGGCGGCAAGCCCTGGCTACGCCGCCGATCTGACCGCGCCGTCTGGCGGCGTCGCCGCTGCCCGGGCGCTGCTGGCCGAGGCCGGCTGGTCCCCAGGGGCAGACGGCGTACTTCAGAAGGACGGGCAGCGCTTCGAGATCGCGTTCTGGGGCCGCACCGAGGACCGACAGCGGGAGCTGTACATGCAGGCGATTGCCCGTGACTGGAAGGCGATCGGCGTGGAGGCGGCCATCACGCTCCGGCCCACCGATCTGGTCTTCGGCAAGAAGGGGGCGGGCGTCGTGAGCCGCCGTGAGTTCGACGCGGTGGTGTGGCAGGTCAGCCCGATGGACGCAGCCGGAGGCTACACCCTGTGGCACTCAAGCCAGATCCCGTCGGAGGCGAACGGGATGACCGGCGAGAACTACTTCGGCTGGCGCAACGCCCAGGCCGACGACCTGCTGGCGAAGGCGCGCAGCACCACCTCCGAAGACGAGCGGATCGCCGCCTACCGCGAGCATCAGCGGCTGTTCATGGAAGACCTGCCCGCGCTGCCGCTTTTCTCGCACGACCTGATTCACCTGGTCCGGTCGGATGTCCTGAACTACCGGCCCACGAATTCGGTGCGCGTCGCGGACACCTGGAACGCCGCCGAGTGGACCGCCTCCTCGTGA
- a CDS encoding ABC transporter permease, protein MLRARTILGRLAQATVTLVLVTLALFGLLHAIPGGPFRNLIGEGVGADPAAAQRAEALLGLDRPPLERYASWLAGLVAGDFGTSWVVAPGRAVGPLLLDGLLHTLALTATALLLAVVVGGALGLVSALRPGSAVDTGLGLASLVVGGAPTFWVGMLVLIVFAVELAWLPAGGAQTIGRGDLPDRLGYLVLPVLTLASVEIAAWGRYVRAALLDELGRDHLRTARAKGLSEWAVLLRHVLPNALPPLIGLLSLEAPSLIAGATVTEAVFSYPGLGRLLLTALRAFDWPLVQGIALLLAVAVIGASLLAEVAVALVNPRLRA, encoded by the coding sequence GTGCTCCGGGCGCGCACGATCCTCGGCCGGCTCGCGCAGGCAACGGTGACGCTGGTGCTGGTGACCCTGGCCCTCTTCGGGCTGCTCCACGCGATCCCCGGCGGGCCGTTCCGCAACCTGATCGGGGAGGGCGTTGGCGCGGATCCGGCGGCAGCCCAGCGTGCTGAGGCGTTGCTGGGCCTGGACCGTCCCCCGCTCGAACGGTACGCGAGCTGGCTGGCCGGTCTGGTGGCCGGGGATTTTGGCACGTCCTGGGTCGTGGCGCCCGGCCGGGCGGTCGGACCGCTGCTGCTGGACGGACTGCTGCACACACTCGCGCTGACGGCGACGGCGCTATTGCTTGCCGTAGTCGTGGGCGGCGCGCTCGGGCTGGTCTCGGCGCTGCGGCCCGGCTCGGCGGTGGACACGGGTCTGGGGTTGGCCTCGCTGGTGGTTGGCGGCGCCCCGACCTTCTGGGTGGGGATGCTGGTGCTGATCGTGTTCGCCGTCGAGCTGGCGTGGCTGCCGGCTGGCGGCGCGCAGACGATTGGCCGAGGCGACCTTCCAGACCGTCTCGGCTATCTGGTGCTGCCGGTGCTGACGCTCGCGAGCGTCGAGATCGCGGCCTGGGGGCGCTACGTGCGCGCCGCCCTGCTGGACGAGCTGGGGCGCGACCATCTGCGGACCGCCCGCGCCAAGGGGCTGTCCGAATGGGCCGTGCTGCTCCGCCACGTCCTGCCGAACGCCCTGCCGCCGCTGATCGGGCTGCTCTCGCTGGAAGCGCCGTCGCTGATCGCCGGGGCCACGGTGACGGAAGCGGTCTTCAGCTATCCCGGTCTGGGCCGTCTCCTGCTGACCGCGCTGCGCGCGTTCGACTGGCCGCTGGTGCAGGGTATCGCGCTGCTGCTGGCGGTGGCGGTGATCGGCGCGAGCCTGCTGGCCGAAGTCGCCGTGGCGCTGGTGAACCCGCGCCTGCGGGCCTGA